The sequence TAATTCCCAGCTACATGCCGCATTATTCATTTTTGAGAGAACAAGGGAGTCAAGTTCAGAGGGCAGGAATTGGGAATTattcataataaaaaatatatataatatttccAGTGtaatagctgtctcttatacacatctagatgtgtataagagacaggtaatAGCTAATGAAGGTGAGGCGCCCCGGATGTGCCAGGAGATGGCACAACTACAACTATTACCCTCCCTCCCTCCCTccctatctctctctctctctcaacaaTTAAACCTCATATATCAGATTGGTTTACTTTATATAAGGATATAAACGCCAACTATCTACTTCTACTTCCACTCCCACATACACATACACCAACATTTACACATACGCTCTTCAATCATACATAAACTTTACGGAAATCATTTATATATGCAAAcagaataattattttaaatgtaacAGTAATTTAGCTCattatgctatatttgaaaatatccgCATAAAGGAAAAACCTATTTCTAGATTGGCGTGCACCTATTACAATTAAATAAGGGCTTAGTTAGTCGGCCCAATTGAGGTACAGCCCAGCCCagtagagaaagaaaaggaCGCCATTTTCCACCCTAATTCGACCCAAGCCCACGCCTGGAAgcatttctctttctttttcactGTTCTGTTATATAGTTGAAATGCCTAAGTCTAAAACTCTACTTGCTTCGCGCGGGTTTTAACTTTTACTTCCTCCTGGCTCCTGTCCTGTCCTTCCTCATTTTTATTTGGACATGGCGATATTGGGATTTCTTGGCATGTCTTCCAGACTCTATCTCCCTCTCCACACACCACTCTTCCGTTTCGTCCGTAAGGTAATTTTGCTTCTATTACCATTTCCTTAGCTTTCGCGTCGCTTTCCTGATTCGTTCACCTTTTACACTTCAGCTTAGCCCCGCTTTGATTACAGTGGGAGAGGTTGTTCCTGAAACACATTCCGTCTTCAATGCCCACACCAAATCTCCGCCTATCCCAACGGATTTTCCAGGTTTTTCTCTACTTCctaattacttttaaattttatatgtaCCGTCTTGTTTATGATTATAGGAAACTAGGCCTTTCTTACATTCTCTtttctggtttttttttttttttttttttttttttaaattttttcacaaTAATTTCTTTGTTGCTGAAGAATTCGATGATAATGATTCTAAGCTGCGCAACTGGAAAAGGTTTTCTTCCAAGGAGCTTGGGATCACTCCTTCCATGATTCCCAAACCTACCAGAAAAGTTCTCAACGGGCTCAAGAAAAGAGGTAACTCGACgttctcttcttcattttcaaatttcttctccCACATCAAACAATGAATAATCCTTTGACGCCTTCTTAGTTCACTTCACCATGTCATTATTACTTCACGTTCTAGGTTATGAAGTTTACCTTGTAGGAGGTTGTGTCCGCGATCTGATCTTGAACAGAATACCAAAGGATTTTGACATAATAACTTCAGCCGAACTGAAGGAGGTTTGTCTCTACCTATCTCTTCCAAAATGTATAATATTACTTGCGTAGATAGATACCGCGGAAACTTCATTATCTGACATAAATACATCgttggattaaaaaaaatcgtATTTGCAATCAGATTGCGAGTTGACATTTCTACCATCAATCCTAAAGAGACACTTCTCGTTTCAGTTTTTTATGCCGGAATGGAGAATTATGTTTTGGTGTGATTTGTAGAATATGATGAAGCTGATTACTGGAAATGGGATACCAAATATGTCCTTTATGCTTGGCAAAGATTAGAATGTAAATTACATTAATCTCCATGGAAAAAGGCCTCAATATCTAggaaccctttttttttttttatgtcaaaAGCTAATATGCAAGTTTCAGGTTTAACAGGGACTACCGACACTGTGAAGCCTCAGTTTTGcctatttttctcaatttttagtTATAAGTATTTcgtaaataaaattaaaagtttccCTGCTTGTTTTTAATGTATTTTGTACCGTACCATTTGAAGGTTTCAAGAACATTTTCATGGTGTGAAATAGTTGGGAGGAGGTTTCCTATATGCCATGTGCACATAGATGGTACCCTTATTGAGGTACGATCCTCTTCTTATCAATAAATGATTGATATCTTGGCCATATATTGTTGTATCTGGTGGATATTACATTAACTtgatattttatgattttgtgTTGTAATATCGATATTTtactttctttaaaatattaggTGTCAAGTTTTAGCACAACCAGTAGGCCGTTTGATAGGCATTTGAACTCTGCTCCTATTGAAAAGCCCATGAACTGTAAAGAGGAAGATTATGTCCGTTGGAAGAATTGCTTGCAACGTGACTTTACCATTAATGGGTGATTTATGAGATCCTACAACTTGAGAATACAAATTCATATCTCTATGATACAACTTCtgtcattttttaaattgtaattttatggtaaatgaaaatttaaaattattgggTCCCCCTCCGAGCACAcacacaaaaggaaaaaaaataaatggctTTCACCCTTCCATTCTCAACTAATATTTAGCTTTTGCAGGTTGATGTATGATCCATACAACAGTGTTGTATACGACTACTTGGGAGGAATGGAGGATATAAGACAAGCTAAAGTATGCATGCATTTCTCtcaagttattatttaaattgttactGAAACCACAAAAGATGTTACTGTGAACTAATTTTGTTTGACCTTCTGGGGGCATAGGTACGAACGGTGATTCCTGCCTGCACTTCCTTTCAAGAGGATTGTGGTTAGTTTTCATTTGCAACACTCCCTTATCGTTGTTGACTAGACCATAGAGCTGAATGTATGAGTGTGAAACGTAAGTGTGTTTAAGCACATGTTTACCCAGAAAGTAATACTCCTAACTCCATCTAGTTTGACAGCTCGAATCCTTCGAGCAATCAGAGTTGCAGCTCGTTTACAGTTCCATTTTGCAAAGGATACAGCTGGATCTATTAAAAATTTATCCTGCCTGGTGTCTACTCTTGATAAGGTTTTTAGATTACCGTGATACTTCCTCcgtaatttttatttggtttttattaTTCTTGAACAATTGTTCTAATCAATTTTCTTTCGTTAAATTATCAGGGAAGGCTTCTGATGGAAATGAACTATTTGTTGTCTTATGGTTCTTCTGAGGCTTCTATGAGGTTGTTATGGAAATATGGActtctagaaatacttcttccAATTCAGGTGAATTAACGCTTGACCTTTTTCCCAGTTATGGTTACAATTAAGTGATACAGTTTAATATTGTAGGCAGCATATTTTATCCAATATGGTTTTCGGAGGTCTGACAAGAGGTCGAATATGCTATTGGTAATTGTCTCTTTCCTAGTCCTTACTGTTATTGTCTTTCGGTGCTTGTcagaatttatttttctttgaagtTTTTCCTATTACAAGTGGTAGGCCAAACTTTTCACTTGGCACTGCATAAGACTTGGCAGTTTGCTGATCTCATCAAAAGTTGCATGTAATATTTTTTGTATACTTTATTGAAGAGCTATATATATGCAATGTAGCTGGTTTTCCACAGATTTTTTATAATAACTGTGAATGGAAAAATTATCATGGTTTGTTCTTTTAGTGGTTAATTGTACATCATGTactttgaataaaaaagtttgtgATAGATTTGAAGTTTGTAAATTTcgttgttttgttttctttctttagttTGCCTCTCCAGTCCCTACCTCCCTGAGTCTTAAATAGCTCAAGAGTAAATTATCTTGAATGCTTTCGGATTTTTCCATGtccttttaaattattttggagTATATGAAGTATAAATCCCTTGGTGTTGTGATGTAGCTTAAgagataaaaggaaagaaatctccaataataaaatcaaagttTTTATCATGAATCAAAAGTTGCCCATACAAGAAGACAgtctctctatttatagagaattgaaaagcaaactaatcctaatcctaattaaCTAAGAGAACTAATCATACTCCTAATCAATCAAGAAAATTAATCCTAATTAATTAgggggtgtttgtttcaaggtTTGGGATTGGATGGGTTAGGCATCCTAAGTCCAACCCTTGTTTGGGGCATGGATTTAGGATGCATGGTTTCCTACATTCTTTTCCCATGAGTTTGAATAGTGTTTAGTATTCAAACCCATGGGTTATCccctcattttttttcctaatttaatcTAGGAAGTACGTCGGTCAACCTCTGGACACCACCTTGGTGACCGTCGTCGACCAACCTCCAGTCGCCTTTGGCCAACTCTGACCACCTTCGACCAACCTCTGGCAATCCCTTCCCCCAACTCCGTTGGCACCCTTCGACTGCCACCTCCGGCGACCACCACCAACCAACcttgaaaaacattaataaaaatactcttagtatataacaaactaGACAAATTTGTATacaaaaacacttttaataaagaattgcAATACATGTATGTTATGTtattttaatgagtttttatcaaaagtgtttaattaaaaatgaatttttgaaagatatattttttttctaagtcattccaaacacGATAGTAGACTGCAATTgtatagttatatttatttaggttataTGTATAGAACTATATATGTTTGAAAgcactaatttaatttaataacattttaatttttttattggttAATTAAACTAGCTTGAAGACTTAGAATCATTTTCTAAACGtaaagatttaaaatgtttaaaacaacttagcgaccaaataaaaactaaaactcaaaatttatgattttttatttctcaaatgtaatttaataagaaaaaaaaagtattgtttttcaatcattgaatttaatattaaaatactagtttatttcaattttaagtaagcgtattatggtaaaaaaaatttgatcattttcaaattagttacagtgacaaaagtctatgaaattttatttcaaaatctagtaagattaaaatatcaaattattaaaacatttgattaaataaaattataattttagttaaaatctctatttcattttatttttaaaaaaatatagttctaaattttttagtttattttaaacttaactatattaaaataactaaaatgataaatttaaacTAACCTAAAATCTAAGCGGTgattaaatacaataaaatatttcacaaataaatatttataaatctgcACTTCATTCTCAGGCTATTTAAGTTTGTAGTCCAAACACAGGCTTCTTAACCCAGACTTCCAAAAcctgcactccaaacacagtTTTCTTAAACCCAGACTACCTAAACCTCCTAGCCTAATCCCCAAGGCTTAACcatgctcccttaaggatttAACCAAGATATCTTAATTTATTCTAATCCTACCACATCATTCTATCCCTCCTAAAAAAAACTCGTCCTCGAGTTTTAAAACGAAAATGAaggtaaaaataaaaagtaagaCACTCAAACAGACACAACTCTGAACATCAGGCATCAATAACAACCAATTTTCTTGAGCCACGCCAATATATtggatatttgatttttgaaagggAAAATTATTTCCACCAATACTATCATCAATGAATCCAAGAATTAAGTTGTTAAAAAAATCCTTTATTGCTAAAATATATGCAGACTTTGCAAAGAATTGAGGAAAAGGATTTTCAATTATCTTCGAATTAGGTTGTCCATGTGTATCTTTTTCTTCCACACTTGAAGAATTCATATACTCCCAATATTTCCTCAAATATGACCTTGATCTGTTCTTGAACAATTCTTGGAAAATCTTGGACTTTCTTACATACCATTGGTGTTGTTGATTCACTTGTTGTCTTCTTGGTGGCCAAGATTAATTACTGCTCTATTCACTCGTGGTGGAGGTAGCTGTGGTTGGTTGTGTGCCTTAGTTAATTGATCTAACCAAATGGACACATTCTTTGCAGTGGTTTCAGCTTCTTCAACACCTTCATCgttaatttcatcaattaattaTTCCTCATCATTTGGTTCGAATTGAGCAACCTCCGTGTTAGTTTCactaattttttcttcttctaacgTAAGCTCATGTTTGATCTTTCTAGTCTTATTTGACTTGTCttcaactaatttttttattttcttctactCCGTTCATTATTTCACAGTCCATTTGGATGAGTTCTTGTTCTTCTTGAGTGACTAAATGTAATTCTTGATGGTTTCTTGAAAAATCTTGAAGATCACgcctttcttgaattttttttcaaaagaccCCAAATTTCATCCATTCCATTTTGAAAGTCTTCTTGATAGGTGCTCTTATTTGAGTATTTCTGTTTTCTTGAAAATGTTTTGAACTCTGTATTGGTGTTGGAATGATTCATCGGTGTTTTTTTGATGTTGGTCATGATAGTTTCATTCACACTCTGATTCATTTTCTGAATCATCTAACTCCCAATTCTTACGTCGATTTCTTGAGAAACCAGTTTGATTGGATCGTCTGGTTCTTTGTTGATAATGTCGCCTTGTTATTCCATTCCAAACAGCATTAGAATCTTCATAGGAATTGCTAGAATCactataatcaaatttcaaatgtgGGTAATGATAGATTCTTTGAGAAAA comes from Benincasa hispida cultivar B227 chromosome 2, ASM972705v1, whole genome shotgun sequence and encodes:
- the LOC120071069 gene encoding poly(A) polymerase I-like isoform X1, giving the protein MAILGFLGMSSRLYLPLHTPLFRFVRKLSPALITVGEVVPETHSVFNAHTKSPPIPTDFPEFDDNDSKLRNWKRFSSKELGITPSMIPKPTRKVLNGLKKRGYEVYLVGGCVRDLILNRIPKDFDIITSAELKEVSRTFSWCEIVGRRFPICHVHIDGTLIEVSSFSTTSRPFDRHLNSAPIEKPMNCKEEDYVRWKNCLQRDFTINGLMYDPYNSVVYDYLGGMEDIRQAKVRTVIPACTSFQEDCARILRAIRVAARLQFHFAKDTAGSIKNLSCLVSTLDKGRLLMEMNYLLSYGSSEASMRLLWKYGLLEILLPIQAAYFIQYGFRRSDKRSNMLLSLFSSLDKLLAPNRPCHSSLWVAVLAFHAALSHQPRSPLVVAAFSLAVHNGGNMMEAISIAKSISRAHNVNFHELLEPENLEVQALIDEVMDLTTSVKAALHKMTDEHFVSLALEMYPQAPASDLVFIPLVVYLKVHKFFYCVAEGAERGFIPKRGKINYEHLALGNLLELRHVFARIVFDTVYPL
- the LOC120071069 gene encoding poly(A) polymerase I-like isoform X3; this encodes MIPKPTRKVLNGLKKRGYEVYLVGGCVRDLILNRIPKDFDIITSAELKEVSRTFSWCEIVGRRFPICHVHIDGTLIEVSSFSTTSRPFDRHLNSAPIEKPMNCKEEDYVRWKNCLQRDFTINGLMYDPYNSVVYDYLGGMEDIRQAKVRTVIPACTSFQEDCARILRAIRVAARLQFHFAKDTAGSIKNLSCLVSTLDKGRLLMEMNYLLSYGSSEASMRLLWKYGLLEILLPIQAAYFIQYGFRRSDKRSNMLLSLFSSLDKLLAPNRPCHSSLWVAVLAFHAALSHQPRSPLVVAAFSLAVHNGGNMMEAISIAKSISRAHNVNFHELLEPENLEVQALIDEVMDLTTSVKAALHKMTDEHFVSLALEMYPQAPASDLVFIPLVVYLKVHKFFYCVAEGAERGFIPKRGKINYEHLALGNLLELRHVFARIVFDTVYPL
- the LOC120071069 gene encoding poly(A) polymerase I-like isoform X4, yielding MAILGFLGMSSRLYLPLHTPLFRFVRKLSPALITVGEVVPETHSVFNAHTKSPPIPTDFPEFDDNDSKLRNWKRFSSKELGITPSMIPKPTRKVLNGLKKRGYEVYLVGGCVRDLILNRIPKDFDIITSAELKEVSRTFSWCEIVGRRFPICHVHIDGTLIEVSSFSTTSRPFDRHLNSAPIEKPMNCKEEDYVRWKNCLQRDFTINGLMYDPYNSVVYDYLGGMEDIRQAKVRTVIPACTSFQEDCARILRAIRVAARLQFHFAKDTAGSIKNLSCLVSTLDKGRLLMEMNYLLSYGSSEASMRLLWKYGLLEILLPIQAAYFIQYGFRRSDKRSNMLLGCSISIPCCPVSPA
- the LOC120071069 gene encoding uncharacterized protein LOC120071069 isoform X2, translated to MAILGFLGMSSRLYLPLHTPLFRFVRKLSPALITVGEVVPETHSVFNAHTKSPPIPTDFPEFDDNDSKLRNWKRFSSKELGITPSMIPKPTRKVLNGLKKRGGCVRDLILNRIPKDFDIITSAELKEVSRTFSWCEIVGRRFPICHVHIDGTLIEVSSFSTTSRPFDRHLNSAPIEKPMNCKEEDYVRWKNCLQRDFTINGLMYDPYNSVVYDYLGGMEDIRQAKVRTVIPACTSFQEDCARILRAIRVAARLQFHFAKDTAGSIKNLSCLVSTLDKGRLLMEMNYLLSYGSSEASMRLLWKYGLLEILLPIQAAYFIQYGFRRSDKRSNMLLSLFSSLDKLLAPNRPCHSSLWVAVLAFHAALSHQPRSPLVVAAFSLAVHNGGNMMEAISIAKSISRAHNVNFHELLEPENLEVQALIDEVMDLTTSVKAALHKMTDEHFVSLALEMYPQAPASDLVFIPLVVYLKVHKFFYCVAEGAERGFIPKRGKINYEHLALGNLLELRHVFARIVFDTVYPL